The sequence ACTGTTCTCTTTGCCGGTGTACTGATCGCCTCAACTGCATCGATCCTGATCCGTTATGCCCAGGGTGCCGGTATGTCGTCATTGAGTATCGCTGCCGGAAGACTGGGTTTAGCGGCGCTGATCCTGACTCCACTGGCGCTCAGTCGATCCAGCAACGAAATACGTCGACTCGCCCGTCGCGATGTTCTCTTCGGCATGGGAGCTGGAGTGTTTCTTGCCCTTCACTTCGCCAGTTGGATTAGCTCACTTGAGTATACCTCGGTTGCCAGCAGTGCGGCGCTTGTCTCTACCAACCCGCTCTGGGTCGGGTTGGCTTCATTCTTCCTCTTTCGTGAACGATTACACTGGACGACTCTGGTCGGCATTGCTCTGACCTTAGTAGGGACGATCGTGATTAGTATCAGTGATAGCACCAACACCACGCAGAGCAATCCGCTGCTCGGCAATACACTGGCCTTGATCGGCGCAATTACCGCCAGTGGCTATCTACTTATCGGTCGTAACTTGCGTCAACGACTCTCGGTATTAGCGTACATCTGGCTCGTCTACACCAGCGCAGCAGTGGTATTGGTGGTATGGGCTATCATCAGTGGTCAGCGATTCTTTGGTTTTGAACCTTACGTGTACCTGATTGTCCTTGGTCTGGCGGTCGGTCCGCAACTCCTCGGTCATACTGCATTCAACTACGCGCTCAGCGGTTTATCGGCCACTTACGTAGCAGTAGCAATTCTCGGCGAGCCAATCGGCTCATCCCTGCTCGCCTTCATCCTCTTCCGTGAAACTGTCGCACTGTTGCAGCTCGTTGGGATTATTCTCTTGCTCACCGGCATTGCCGTGGCCTCGATTGCTGAACAGCAATCAACCAGTGAGGGGCAACCCGCTCGGCAGTCTGCCGACTGATCACGGTGTGAGGACGCACCGCTACCTGTGCACGACTGTACTCTGTCGCACCCTTATCCTAGAGCATGATCAAAAACTCGCATTTCTCACCAGGCTCGTACCGTGCCCGTGCAACCATTGTGTGGAAGGTTGCCACTATTCTTTCGCTCCCGGTTGCACCCTCCCCCTTCCTCTCCCGCAGTGCGGGCTGTGCACAACTGTACTCTGTCGCACCCTTATCCTAGAGCATGATCAAAAACTCGCATTTCTCACAAGGCTCGTACCGTGCCCGTGCAACCATTGTGTGGAAGGTTGCCACTATTCTTTCGCTCCCGGTTGCACCCTCCCCCTTCCTCTCCCGCAGTGCGGGAGAGGAAGGGGGCTGGGGGGAAGGTGAGGGCGCCAGGCGTGCTCCGCAGCACCGGCGCTGAACCCGGCGCCACCCGTTTCCATCGCGTCAAGACAACGCCTGCGGTGTCTGCCAACGTCCACTGTACCATTCTGGAGATGCCATATCGAGCCTCATCAAAGACCTGGGCTTGTGATAAGGCTCGCAGTTGCTCGCCACTTCAGCCGACGCCCCTGCCGAGCGCCTGATCAAAACCACGAGTTTCTGATCATGCACTTAGCCTTTGACAGCACAACACCGACGAACGTCATGCACGTGCCAACGGCGATTCCGATCCGTTTAGTTTCCCCGAAAGTGCAGGACGCTGATGCGCACCCTGTGGAATCGGTGACAGAAAGCGTACTCACATCAGAAGCACGTTATAAAGAACGGCGGGGCTGTCGGAGCCATTCGCCAAAACGGGAGGTAGCGCGTTTCTGTACGAGCTACGAGTAGATTCGGAAACCCTCTATTCTGCTATTCTGCGCTCCTCACTACTGCCAGGTCGGAGGAGAACCTGAAAAACCCTGACGAGACATTGTTAAGTTCAGCATAAAACGTTTGTTATGGTATAATGTTTATCCTGAAAGTGTGTGAGGTTTGGCCGTGTTGATCGGTCTTTCTATCTTAAGTTTTAGTTATCGTTGTGGATTGCTTGGGCGAGGCACGTCTCGTGCTGTGAGTCGGCCACTCGATGTTGAAGACATGGTGGCCCTAGCCACGAGAGCTGGCTTGCAGAGCATTGAAATACCTCTGAGTCTGCTTCCCGACCTATCTCCTAATCGATTGCATGCGCTCCGCGAACGCCTGAGCCTGTGTGGACTAACGCCAGTAGCGGATAGCGACGTCGTTGATGTTGAGGTACTGCGAGCGCACATTCCTGCTGCAGCGATGCTCGGTGCACGTGTACTGCGAGTGCTGATCAGTCCGGTGTTGGAAGGATATCGTCGTTCTTTCACCGATAACTGGTCAGCTCATTTGGCCGAGATTACTGATCGATTGCGCGCCGTGATCGATCTGGCAGCCGAACATAACGTTATCCTGGCCGTTGAGAACCACCAAGATGCTACCAGTGCTGATCTGGCTGCCATCTGCGCTGCTGTTGACAGTCCGTACATCGGTGTCTGCTTCGATGCCGTGAATTGCCTGATTGTCGGTGAAACTCCATACGCTGCCTTTGAACGACTGAGGCCACTGATCCGGAATGTACATCTTGCTGATTATGAAACATATCCCACCCCTCATGGCTGGCGGCTCGTTCGTTGTGCGTTAGGTGAAGGTGATCTTGACATTCGCCGCATCTTTAACCTGATCGAGCAGTATACCCCTGAAGTAGCTTGCCAGATCGAGCTAGTTAGTCACAGTGCACGCCACGTGCGTATTCTCGATGATGACTGGTGGCAAGGATACCCTCCATGCGATGTGCGTGAGGTGCTACCGGTCTTACGCCTCTTTGCCCAAACAATGCGTTTACGCGATGACGACTGGCGGACACCCTGGGAACGAGGCGCCGGCGAAGAGCAGATTTGCCTGTACGAAGATCAGCAGTACGCCGCTTCGATTGCGTATTTACGGGCAATTGGTGTGCTACCCCGTCTATAAAAATCAGTACTAAATTCCTGTATCGCCTCCTGTTCTCGCTATCAGATGAGCGTGCTACAATCTACATCAAGTGAAACGTTGCTGATCGTCGCTGCTTCGTAATATGCCGGGCGCTATGTGTCGGCGCAAGGAGAGAGCATGTCTGCACGCAAAATCTGGTGGCTCGTTGTTGGTCTGTTCTTGCTCGGAAACACCTTGTTCTGGCCACAACAGAGTTTCAGTCAGGTAAGTCTTACACTGTACGTCGATACTCTGGCTGATAATGCCGTAACCGATCTCAATGTGCATTGTACCGATCAGTTAACCAATAACAATTGTAGTCTGCGCCAGGCAATTGCAAAGGCAAATGCTAGCAGCGGTACCGATCGGATAACGATCAGCTTTGATTTGATCACTGAAGGGTCGGTGGGATCAGCGCCTTATGTCATCACCACCACGCAACGGTTACCACCAATTACCCGACCAAATGTGACGATCAGTGCTGATCTCCTGAGCGGTGCACCGCAGGTTGCAATTAACGCCAATGCTGGCGATGCTGGTCTGGTGCTCAGCGGTGGTGGCGCAATTATCGAAGGGCTGGCCATCTACGGTGCCAGCAACGACGCCGGGAGCTATCGCGGGAGTGGCATCTATATCAGTAGCGCTGATAATGTGGTCCGCAATTGTACTATTGGCTTACTGCTCGATAACACTAACACTATACCACCCGACAACTTACGGAACCGCAACGGAATTGTGATCAGTGGCAGTGCTGCTCGCAATAACCAAATCGGTACAGCTAATGCACCGAACACAATTGCCGGGAACACCGTTAATGGTGTCGTTATCAGCAATGCGTCACAAAATCGCATTCAGGGTAATCGGATCGGCGTTATCTTTACCAGCACAACTGCTGCTCGTCCCAATGGTGGGTTCGGGATTCAGATTCTCAGTGACACGACTATTGACCCGAATGGGCGGGCGGAGCTGAATCTGGTCGGTGGCTCGACCAACGCTGAACGGAACATCATTGGTGCCAACGGATTGAGTGGGATTCTGATCAGTGGTTCGCAAACGTATACGACGACTGTTGCCAGTAATCTGATCGGAGTTAATCTGGAGGGCGAAAGTGCATTTGCCAACGGCGGTGATGGCCTCCGCATTGAAGATGGCGCCCAAGCCACGCAGATCGGGAGCACGAGTGCAACTCAACCGTTAGTCATTGGTGGCAATAACGGGGTCGGGATCAGAATCCACGCGAATGGAGGCGCCGCGCCAGCCAACACGAACCTCAATGGTTATGTGTCGATTGGTTTAAGTCGGGGTGGAAACAGTGCCCGTCCAAACGCTCAGGGTGGC comes from Chloroflexus sp. Y-396-1 and encodes:
- a CDS encoding DMT family transporter; the encoded protein is MNRYRLWLYTVLFAGVLIASTASILIRYAQGAGMSSLSIAAGRLGLAALILTPLALSRSSNEIRRLARRDVLFGMGAGVFLALHFASWISSLEYTSVASSAALVSTNPLWVGLASFFLFRERLHWTTLVGIALTLVGTIVISISDSTNTTQSNPLLGNTLALIGAITASGYLLIGRNLRQRLSVLAYIWLVYTSAAVVLVVWAIISGQRFFGFEPYVYLIVLGLAVGPQLLGHTAFNYALSGLSATYVAVAILGEPIGSSLLAFILFRETVALLQLVGIILLLTGIAVASIAEQQSTSEGQPARQSAD
- a CDS encoding sugar phosphate isomerase/epimerase; protein product: MLIGLSILSFSYRCGLLGRGTSRAVSRPLDVEDMVALATRAGLQSIEIPLSLLPDLSPNRLHALRERLSLCGLTPVADSDVVDVEVLRAHIPAAAMLGARVLRVLISPVLEGYRRSFTDNWSAHLAEITDRLRAVIDLAAEHNVILAVENHQDATSADLAAICAAVDSPYIGVCFDAVNCLIVGETPYAAFERLRPLIRNVHLADYETYPTPHGWRLVRCALGEGDLDIRRIFNLIEQYTPEVACQIELVSHSARHVRILDDDWWQGYPPCDVREVLPVLRLFAQTMRLRDDDWRTPWERGAGEEQICLYEDQQYAASIAYLRAIGVLPRL